Proteins found in one Methylobacter sp. S3L5C genomic segment:
- a CDS encoding TIGR00730 family Rossman fold protein, translating into MTPIKTLCIYCGSNSGRLDAYGTAGCALAKALVSRNISLVYGGAGIGLMGMVADQVLQLGGKVIGVIPKALADKEVAHKNLTQLHVTESMHERKMLMAELSDGFIALPGGIGTLEELFEIWTWAQLGFHNKPCGLLNVEGYYDSLIGFLDHVLAEQFVKKEHHAMLIVETNPDLLLNRYINYEPPTAKQWVGKDET; encoded by the coding sequence ATGACGCCAATAAAAACTCTCTGTATCTATTGCGGCTCAAATTCCGGGCGACTTGACGCCTATGGCACAGCCGGTTGTGCACTGGCCAAAGCCTTGGTTAGCCGCAACATTAGCCTCGTTTACGGTGGTGCCGGCATCGGCTTAATGGGCATGGTGGCCGATCAAGTTTTGCAACTTGGCGGTAAGGTAATTGGTGTAATACCAAAAGCTTTGGCCGATAAAGAAGTTGCGCACAAAAATCTGACCCAATTGCATGTTACCGAATCGATGCATGAGCGGAAGATGCTGATGGCCGAGCTTTCGGATGGTTTTATAGCGCTCCCTGGCGGCATAGGAACACTTGAAGAATTATTTGAAATTTGGACGTGGGCACAGCTAGGATTTCATAACAAGCCCTGCGGCTTACTGAATGTTGAAGGCTATTACGATTCGCTGATCGGATTTCTGGATCATGTATTGGCAGAGCAATTTGTTAAAAAAGAACATCATGCCATGTTGATTGTGGAGACAAATCCGGATTTGCTACTAAATCGCTATATCAATTATGAACCTCCAACGGCAAAACAATGGGTTGGCAAAGATGAAACCTGA